CGCATTGAGCACAAAACCGCCGATCAGCGGCACTGCCGCTGTTACGGACTGTCCAGAAATATGCTACAGCGGCATAAGCGGAGTCCCCGTCCCCTTACCCGGTCCGGCCGGCCCAATCATACTGGGACCCATTTTCCTGCCGCCGGTTGTTAATCCGGTACATCCCAATTTCCCCAATCAGGAGGCCGGGCTGATGGAATGCGTTCCAACCGCTGTCTCCAATAGCCTTAAATTCCTGAAGGAGAAATATAACCTGGACATTAAAGACGACGATATTTCAATCGACAGCCTGAAGAGGGGCTGTGGATTTATTCCCGGCTGGGGATGCGATGCAGACGAGTGGTGGAAAGATAAGAAAGCATACTTGGAAGAAAAGAAGATTCCTATTACCACCAGAAAAGAAACCGATATATCCAAACTAAAGGAGGAGCTTGAAAAGGGTCAGGACGTCGAATTGGAGGGCGAATGGCATTGCGCCGCTATCGTGGGGATAATCAGGTTGGCCGACGGCAGATATGTAATCCTGGTTGCTCATGATAAACAACAAGGGCATGGTGGCGGCATGGTGGTTGAACCGGTCGTTTATGACCCTACAACGGGAAAGTTAAGCGGCAGCCCCGGCTTCTTCGATGGTTCATCTTTACTCTACGGCGTTGTGGAATGTCCCAAAACTGAGGAGACCCCGGGTACTAATAGAGACAATACTAATAAGTATAACGGCGGTAATCCTGAAGGTTCCCCCTGGCACGAATTATATCCGGCTTACTGTCGAAATTGGACCCTCGACAAATGGCATGACAATGGCGACAGCACGCTCAGCTACTGCGACACCGTGGAATTTACTGATGACCAGACTCATGCGAGGTCTATCGAACATATCGAGGAGGTCACCACGACCATCACCGTCACCCAATACAATCCGCCGACCAGTGATACAATCTACGCCGACTTCTGGTATGGCAATCCCGACATGGGTCCGATAATACCCGAGCCCGGAGATCTATGGCACGAAGTCTACCCGGTTTATTCGCGGCTGTATCGTCTGGAATGGTGGGATGATAATGGCTCCGGGAAACTTGATTCCTGTGATTATCTGACATTTAAGAGGATCAATCCGCTGGACTCCACCACTCTATATTGCTGGCATGTGGAAAAGGTGGAGGTGGATATAATTTCCACGCCGCTTTCGTGCTGTGATATGCCGGGTGACGCCAATAATGATGGGCTTATCAACATCAGGGATATTACCTATCTAATCAACTACCTGTACAGGAGTGGCCCCCTGCCACCATGTGCGGCTGAGGGCGATGCTAATGGCGACGGAGTTGTTAACATTCGCGATATCACGTATCTGATTAACTATCTCTATAGACAAGGACCGGCGCCTGTTTGCCCATAATATTAAGATGGAATCACATCTCGCAAGAGGGGTCTGAATAAACAGACCCCTCCGGCGAATTGGCACTAAAGAATGGTTGGAATCGGCTGCAGAGAATTCTAGTGAAACCTGAGAAAACGCGCAGCCGGACTTAGCTGCTTTTGACCTATGCGGTGTCGGGAGTCTCCCGATGCCGCATTATTTTTCCTGAGGTTCGAATGGAGACAAAAAACGGGCAGGAAAGGGTTCCTGCCCGCGTTCGTTTCAGGCATACTGCCTGCGTGGATTCCTGACAAATCGCCTGCGAAATTTAGTCAAGAAGAGATATCTGTCCCTTCCTACTTGCTTTGCGGCTGCTCTTTCTCGCTCAGCATCTCGTCAATACGCGCCGATTTGCCGGTCAATTTGCGCATATAATAAAGCTTACTCTTGCGAACTTTCCCCTGCCGGATCCGCTCAATCTTGGAAACATTGGGGGAATGCAATGGAAATATTCTCTCTACCCCGATTCCGGAGGACATCTTGCGAACCGTGAACGTCTCGCCCATGCCGCCGCCGCGGCGGCTGATAACCGTCCCCTGAAAAACCTGCACCCGCTCTTTATCGCCCTCCTTGATTTTCACATGCACCTTGACCGTATCTCCCGATTTGAAAGTCGGGACATGCTCTTTCATCGAAAGCTTGTCGAGTTGCGCTATCTGTTTCATAAATTTATCCTCTCGTTAAATATTATCTTCACCTTTTTTCAATTTATCCAAATATTTTAATTCTTCTTTATCCAATTCCTCATCCTGCAGAAGCTCCGGGCGGTTGCGGAATGTTTTCCTGATCGATTCCAACCGGCGATGCTTCTTTATCAGGGCATGGTTTCCCTCCAGAAGCGGGGCCGGGACTTTCAATCCCATAAACTCCTCGGGGCGGGTATAGACCGGAGCGCCCAGAAGTTTTTCGGTGTGCGAATCCGCCAAGGCCGACTCAAAATTACCCAGCACCCCCGGTATCAGCCGGGCCACCGCATCGAGTATCACCGCCGCGGCCGCCTCACCTCCGGTCATCACATAGTCGCCAACCGAGATTTCCTCGATTTCGAACAGCGTCAGTATGCGCTCATCCACCCCCAGATAATGGCCGCAGATAATTGTCACCCGCTCCAGAAGCGAGTATTGTACCGCTCTTTCCTGCGAGAACAGTTTCCCCGCCGCCGAAGTCAATATCAGGCGTTCGGTGGGGGCAGTGGCCGAGCCATATCCCAATGATTTCAGACAGTTGTAAAGCGGCTCGATTTTCATCACCATGCCACCCCCGCCGCCGAACGGTTTGTCATCGGCGGTCTGGTGACGGTCGGTCGTGAAATCCCGCAGGTTGATTATTCTGATGTCAAAGAGCTTCTTTTCCAAACCTTTTCCCAATATCGACTGGGTTATCACCGAGTCGAAATAAGCCGGGAAAAGGGTAATTATTTCAATTTTCATCCGGTTCAAGACCGCCGGTTTCAAGCCGGCAAATCAAATATCCCCTCCGGAGGGTCAATTACTATCAGTTTCTTCTCTATATCAATTTCTTTCAAGAACTGCTTCACCAGCGGCAGCGAATATCTTTTCCCTTCGGCCGATTGTATCGCCAGAAGGTCTTGGCCGGGGAACTCCTCGATATCGGTTACCCGACCCAGCTCAAGGCCGGCAGTATCCACAACCCGGCAGCCGATCAGGTCGAAATGATAGTAATGTCCTTCCGGAAGTATTCCCAGAGCCTGACTTCCTACATACAAGTACTGATTTGTGAGAAGTCGTGCCTGCTCGGGGCTATCTATTCCCTTCAATTTTGCTACCAGCCGACCGGAGATCTCCTCGACCGAACATCCCTCCAGCTCTTTCCAGCCGCCGGCGGTTTCCATCCAGAGCGGTTCTTTGTTCTTGAACCTTTCCGGATTGTTTGTCAGAGGATTTATATATATCTCTCCGGTCACGCCGCGAGGCCGTCCAAACCGGCCGACGACGATATATTCCGGTTTATCTGTCAACTATTCCAAAATCTCCAGGACAGCTCTTTTCCCCTTTTTGGCGGAAATGGCGGAAATCAGGATCCGAATCGATTTCGCCGTCTGTCCATGTTTGCCGATAACCTTACCCAAATCACCCGCGCCCACGCGCAGCTCATAAACGGTAGTTCGCTCACCTTGCACTTCAGTCAGGTTAACCTCATTGGGATTATCAACCAGCGCTTTCACAATAGTCTCGATGAATTCTTTCACCGCAGTCTCCTTTTGAAGAAATCAGTTTCTGGTTTGCTTAACTATCAGGCAATTAGGGGAAAGCAACCTATGCTTCAGCCTTGGTTTCCTTAGCTTCTTTGGTTTTTTTGCGCTTCTTTATCCGCTCGGTGATGGTTTCGGCCACTATCATGGTGGAAACATCACCACCCTTTTTCAGGGTCTCATATTTTTTGAGAAAACCGACCTGCTTGAGCAGGGTCATGACCGTATCCGAGGGAAGCGCTCCCTGGTTGAGCCAGTAGGTCATCTTATCCTCAAAGATTTTCACCCGGGCCGGTCTTTCAATGGGGTTATAGTAACCCAGAATTTCCACAAAGCGTCCATCTCGGGGCATGCGTGAATCGGTTGCCACAAAGCGGTAAGTAGGTCTTTTCTTTGCGCCCAAGCGTCTTAATCTGATCCGTGCGGCCAATTTCATTACCTCCAACAGTTAGAGAATCATTTGGAAAGGGAAGGCGCCTTTCGGCAAACCTTTTAATTTAAATTTACTTACGTTTTTAATCATCTTCTGCATGGCAACAAATTGCTTCAGAAGAAGGTTGATATCCTGCACCGAATTGCCGGAACCTTTGGCAATCCTCACTTTGCGGGAACCATCGATAATCCCCGGATTCTGCCGTTCCTGAATGGTCATCGACTGAATCATCGCCTCCACCCGGGCCATCCCCTTTTCATCTATCTGTATCCCCTTGAGAGCTTTCCCCATCCCGGGGATCATTCCCATGATGGACTCCAGCGGCCCCATTTTCTTGATTTGCTGCATCTGATCGTAAAAATCCTCGAGGGTGAACGCATTTTTCTTGAGCTTTTCCTGAAATTTGGCCGCCTCGTTGAGGTCGACCGATTCCTGCGCCTTTTCGACCAGACCGACAATATCCCCCATACCGAGAATCCGGGAGGCCATCCGGTCGGGGTGGAATGGCTCGATATCGGCCAGCTTCTCTCCGGTCGAAATCACTTTAATCGGGCAGCCGGTGACAGCTCTAATCGAGATCGCCGCGCCACCGCGGGCATCGCCATCCAGCTTGGTGAGCGCCACGCCGGTTAGTTTCAGCCGCTGATGGAATTTCTCGGCCAGATTGACCGCATCCTGCCCGGTCATCGAGTCGGCCACCAGAAGCAATTCATCAGGGGCGACTTTCGCCTTTATCTGCTCCAGCTCCACCATCAGCTCTTCATCGATATGGAGCCGGCCGGCGGTATCTATAATCATCAAATCGAAGAAATTTTTCTCGGCATATTTTTTGGCTTCATAACAAATTGTCGGCGGCTTTTCATTGGCCAACT
This genomic interval from Candidatus Zixiibacteriota bacterium contains the following:
- a CDS encoding dockerin type I repeat-containing protein; this translates as MRTKWKRLGMVYMVLMLVLASSPDLSAQNPASPVPNGDVTIHLNGGADVAYIGDTNTIEFWIRNDAKIMAMSIAFEFTIGRSYYFDPTHGPKGYVRPVGDAVDAFDMGGHQENKRIDNVTPDSVLFGGVAQFNGLPVHMTLALCYTMKLFIPPGQNPLPDGLCIDNIFSPPAGQWTFVEEDQSTYPPTYQGNPNASSSNPDAPPVCFDIVNLPSVSFCQIDFVLDGSTYANSDWGKAILTHDGFDDVRYFNLNVDGIWSLQNIPIVSVEQDVVQSIAFVFDLGVPAGTDITSIQYGYSLTATALSTKPPISGTAAVTDCPEICYSGISGVPVPLPGPAGPIILGPIFLPPVVNPVHPNFPNQEAGLMECVPTAVSNSLKFLKEKYNLDIKDDDISIDSLKRGCGFIPGWGCDADEWWKDKKAYLEEKKIPITTRKETDISKLKEELEKGQDVELEGEWHCAAIVGIIRLADGRYVILVAHDKQQGHGGGMVVEPVVYDPTTGKLSGSPGFFDGSSLLYGVVECPKTEETPGTNRDNTNKYNGGNPEGSPWHELYPAYCRNWTLDKWHDNGDSTLSYCDTVEFTDDQTHARSIEHIEEVTTTITVTQYNPPTSDTIYADFWYGNPDMGPIIPEPGDLWHEVYPVYSRLYRLEWWDDNGSGKLDSCDYLTFKRINPLDSTTLYCWHVEKVEVDIISTPLSCCDMPGDANNDGLINIRDITYLINYLYRSGPLPPCAAEGDANGDGVVNIRDITYLINYLYRQGPAPVCP
- the rplS gene encoding 50S ribosomal protein L19; translation: MKQIAQLDKLSMKEHVPTFKSGDTVKVHVKIKEGDKERVQVFQGTVISRRGGGMGETFTVRKMSSGIGVERIFPLHSPNVSKIERIRQGKVRKSKLYYMRKLTGKSARIDEMLSEKEQPQSK
- the trmD gene encoding tRNA (guanosine(37)-N1)-methyltransferase TrmD — translated: MKIEIITLFPAYFDSVITQSILGKGLEKKLFDIRIINLRDFTTDRHQTADDKPFGGGGGMVMKIEPLYNCLKSLGYGSATAPTERLILTSAAGKLFSQERAVQYSLLERVTIICGHYLGVDERILTLFEIEEISVGDYVMTGGEAAAAVILDAVARLIPGVLGNFESALADSHTEKLLGAPVYTRPEEFMGLKVPAPLLEGNHALIKKHRRLESIRKTFRNRPELLQDEELDKEELKYLDKLKKGEDNI
- the rimM gene encoding ribosome maturation factor RimM (Essential for efficient processing of 16S rRNA); the encoded protein is MTDKPEYIVVGRFGRPRGVTGEIYINPLTNNPERFKNKEPLWMETAGGWKELEGCSVEEISGRLVAKLKGIDSPEQARLLTNQYLYVGSQALGILPEGHYYHFDLIGCRVVDTAGLELGRVTDIEEFPGQDLLAIQSAEGKRYSLPLVKQFLKEIDIEKKLIVIDPPEGIFDLPA
- a CDS encoding KH domain-containing protein; amino-acid sequence: MKEFIETIVKALVDNPNEVNLTEVQGERTTVYELRVGAGDLGKVIGKHGQTAKSIRILISAISAKKGKRAVLEILE
- the ffh gene encoding signal recognition particle protein; the encoded protein is MFGELIDKFDDIFRNLRGAGKLTEKNIRDSLREIRRALLEADVNYKVVKDFIKTVEDSAIGEKVLKSIEPGQQVVKVVHDELVKLLGEKAEALAPVDKAPTIYMLCGLQGSGKTTLAGKLGLQTKRKNKKVLLVAADIYRPAAIKQLQVLGDSIGVEVFQLANEKPPTICYEAKKYAEKNFFDLMIIDTAGRLHIDEELMVELEQIKAKVAPDELLLVADSMTGQDAVNLAEKFHQRLKLTGVALTKLDGDARGGAAISIRAVTGCPIKVISTGEKLADIEPFHPDRMASRILGMGDIVGLVEKAQESVDLNEAAKFQEKLKKNAFTLEDFYDQMQQIKKMGPLESIMGMIPGMGKALKGIQIDEKGMARVEAMIQSMTIQERQNPGIIDGSRKVRIAKGSGNSVQDINLLLKQFVAMQKMIKNVSKFKLKGLPKGAFPFQMIL